In Candidatus Pantoea floridensis, a single genomic region encodes these proteins:
- a CDS encoding amino acid ABC transporter ATP-binding protein, translating into MGEAIALRKVTKRFSGVTILDAVNLDIPAGSVTVILGPSGSGKSTLLRCINHLEKLDGGTIRIGGEIIGYKQKGQALHELSSGEVARQRAEIGMVFQQFNLFPHRTVLQNIIDAPMRVKKQSRQKATNKALALLKQVGLSGREDEWPQNLSGGQQQRVAIARALAMDPGVMLFDEPTSALDPELVGEVLQVIKQLAHSGITMVVVTHEIGFAREVADNIVFMESGNIVAAGPTQQVLDDPENGRVRNFIATVL; encoded by the coding sequence ATGGGTGAAGCGATCGCCTTACGGAAAGTCACTAAGCGCTTCTCTGGCGTCACCATTCTTGATGCCGTGAACCTGGATATTCCTGCCGGTTCGGTAACGGTGATCCTCGGGCCTTCCGGGTCGGGGAAATCTACGCTATTGCGCTGCATCAACCATCTGGAAAAACTCGATGGTGGCACCATTCGCATTGGTGGCGAGATCATTGGCTATAAGCAGAAAGGCCAGGCGCTGCACGAGTTAAGTAGCGGTGAGGTCGCGCGTCAGCGTGCCGAAATCGGCATGGTGTTCCAGCAGTTCAACCTGTTTCCGCACCGCACCGTGTTGCAAAACATCATTGATGCGCCGATGCGAGTGAAAAAGCAGAGCCGTCAGAAGGCAACCAACAAAGCGCTGGCGCTGTTGAAGCAGGTGGGGCTGTCTGGACGCGAAGATGAGTGGCCGCAGAATCTTTCTGGTGGGCAGCAGCAACGCGTAGCGATTGCGCGTGCACTGGCGATGGATCCTGGCGTTATGCTGTTTGATGAGCCCACTTCGGCACTCGATCCGGAACTGGTTGGCGAAGTCTTGCAGGTGATTAAACAGCTGGCACACTCGGGCATCACCATGGTGGTCGTCACGCATGAAATAGGCTTTGCCCGCGAGGTCGCCGACAACATTGTCTTTATGGAAAGCGGCAACATTGTGGCGGCGGGCCCAACCCAGCAAGTGCTCGATGACCCGGAAAACGGGCGCGTAAGAAACTTTATTGCAACGGTGCTTTAG
- a CDS encoding molybdopterin-dependent oxidoreductase gives MTQKPVMHSAHWGAFHAQQQGDQLTIEPFKDDPDPSPLLQNFRTALNHPARVSRPMIRRGWLENGPGPDDRRGNDDYVAVSWDEAYALVARELQRVGDNYGPEGIFGGSYGWSSAGRFHHAQSQVHRFLNTTLGGYVRSVNSYSSGSASVLLPHIVGDMNEIARRGVSWEEIAQHSEIVLAFGGLALKNSQVASGGLSEHTERGFMQQAARRGTRFISISPLKSDLPDEAKGEWLALRPGTDAAFILGVLSVLIAEQLTDEAFLARYTVGWPEMAAYIRGEEDGTPRDAAWAAEICGVSAAFIGDFARQLYGKRVLVTVAHALQRAEHGEQPVWLGLVLAAALGQPGLPGGGYTYALGALGHYGKHHNLVSFPALPQGKNGIDRLIPVARIADMLLNPGKKFDYNGRRLTYPHIRLAYWAGGNPFHHHQDLARLRQAFCQLDTLIVHEIAWTASARHADIVLPATMTLEREDIGGAPTDRHLFAMQPVAEPFGEAKDDYAIFTELARRLGREDDFTEGRDTRGWLKHHYAQLQQKLAAHQVEIPGFDQFWQQGVLELPQLKDGGRMINAFRADPDAAPLPTPSGKIEIFSATIASFNYENCPGHPVWREPQQQPNPDHPFWLIANQPATRLHSQLDFGDYSLSSKRDGREVCSLHPADAASLGIRDGEIIELYNERGHVLASARLTETILRGVVQLPTGAWYDPVDPTALRPLCRHGNPNVLTLDIGTSSLTQGCSGQITVVQVRKYRGELTPVQAFIPPR, from the coding sequence ATGACGCAAAAACCGGTAATGCACAGCGCCCACTGGGGCGCTTTTCATGCCCAGCAGCAGGGCGACCAGCTCACAATTGAACCTTTCAAGGACGATCCCGATCCCAGCCCGCTACTGCAAAATTTCCGTACGGCCTTAAACCACCCGGCGCGCGTTTCCCGGCCAATGATACGGCGCGGCTGGCTGGAGAACGGCCCGGGCCCGGACGATCGGCGCGGTAACGACGACTATGTGGCGGTGAGCTGGGACGAAGCTTATGCATTAGTGGCGCGTGAACTGCAACGCGTCGGCGACAATTACGGTCCTGAAGGCATCTTCGGCGGCTCGTACGGCTGGTCGAGCGCCGGGCGTTTTCACCATGCGCAAAGCCAGGTGCACCGCTTCCTGAACACCACGCTTGGCGGTTACGTGCGTTCGGTGAACAGCTACAGCTCCGGTTCCGCGTCAGTATTGTTGCCGCATATCGTCGGCGACATGAATGAAATTGCGCGTCGCGGCGTCAGTTGGGAAGAGATTGCTCAGCATAGCGAAATCGTGCTGGCGTTTGGCGGCCTGGCGCTGAAGAACTCGCAGGTTGCCAGCGGCGGCTTAAGCGAACATACCGAACGTGGTTTTATGCAACAGGCGGCGCGGCGCGGCACGCGTTTCATTTCGATAAGCCCGCTTAAAAGCGATCTACCGGATGAGGCGAAGGGCGAATGGCTGGCGCTGCGACCGGGCACCGACGCCGCCTTTATCCTCGGCGTGTTATCGGTATTGATCGCCGAACAGCTGACGGATGAAGCTTTCCTCGCTCGTTATACCGTGGGTTGGCCAGAAATGGCGGCCTATATTCGCGGTGAAGAAGATGGCACGCCGCGTGACGCCGCATGGGCAGCAGAGATTTGCGGTGTCAGCGCCGCATTCATAGGTGATTTTGCGCGCCAGCTTTACGGCAAACGCGTGTTGGTGACGGTGGCGCACGCGTTACAGCGCGCCGAACATGGCGAACAGCCGGTGTGGCTGGGATTAGTATTAGCGGCAGCACTCGGTCAGCCGGGCCTGCCAGGCGGCGGTTATACCTATGCGCTTGGCGCGCTAGGACATTATGGTAAGCATCATAATCTGGTGAGTTTTCCCGCGCTGCCGCAGGGTAAAAATGGCATCGATCGCCTGATTCCGGTGGCGCGTATCGCTGATATGCTGCTCAATCCCGGCAAAAAGTTTGATTACAACGGCCGTCGCTTAACCTATCCGCATATTCGTCTGGCGTATTGGGCGGGCGGCAATCCGTTCCATCATCATCAGGATTTGGCACGGCTGCGTCAGGCCTTTTGCCAGCTGGATACGCTAATCGTGCATGAAATTGCCTGGACTGCTAGCGCACGTCATGCAGACATCGTGCTGCCGGCCACCATGACGCTTGAGCGCGAAGATATTGGCGGCGCGCCTACCGATCGTCATCTGTTTGCGATGCAGCCGGTGGCAGAACCCTTTGGCGAAGCGAAAGACGATTATGCGATTTTCACCGAACTGGCACGCCGTTTAGGCCGTGAAGACGACTTTACCGAAGGACGTGATACGCGCGGCTGGCTTAAGCATCATTATGCCCAGCTGCAGCAAAAACTGGCGGCGCATCAGGTCGAGATTCCTGGCTTTGATCAGTTCTGGCAGCAAGGCGTGCTGGAATTACCGCAGCTGAAAGACGGTGGCCGCATGATCAATGCGTTCCGCGCCGATCCTGATGCCGCGCCGCTGCCCACCCCGAGCGGTAAAATTGAGATCTTCTCAGCCACTATCGCCAGCTTTAACTATGAAAACTGCCCTGGTCATCCGGTGTGGCGCGAACCGCAGCAACAACCGAATCCCGATCATCCGTTCTGGCTTATCGCCAATCAGCCGGCGACGCGTTTGCACAGCCAGTTGGATTTTGGGGATTACAGCTTGAGTAGTAAGCGCGATGGACGTGAGGTGTGCAGCTTGCATCCGGCGGATGCGGCGTCATTAGGTATTCGCGATGGCGAGATTATTGAGCTCTACAACGAGCGAGGTCACGTGCTGGCGAGCGCGCGCCTGACCGAAACC